GCAGGTGGCCCTCGGGAGTGACAGGGGCTCCAGGAGGCCAAACTCTGCCCaaggcaagaagagaaaagagaagggtcCAGCCCACACTGCGGACCACATCAGAGCACCAAGAGAACACCAAGTCTTTATTACAGGAATTCCTATGAAACAGCtccaagaaaaaaacccacacataggAGAAAACACAACTAACAAAGCAACATACACAGACTTGGGGCTGGGGCTTCCCCCACCATGCGCTGGGAGGGGTCGGGGCCACAGCCCGGGGggcctctcctctgccccagggGCCAGACCGTCTGGAGCTTGGCCTGGCGGCCTGGGGGCTCGCGGGAGTGGGGGGAGCTCTGGCAGGGTCGCAGGGAGCAGCGGAGGGCAGGAGGTCCCCGCGCCAGCGCCCCAGGCCCTGCGCAGCCGCCAAACTTGGTCAGGCGGAGGCGTGTCCGTCCCCCCAGCCCACGGGCCGCCTCTCCGGAGCGCGCGGGGTAAGCTGAGCCTCCCAGTGGACTGGGGCCTCAGTGGAACGAGGTGCGACTGTGCCCGCCACGCCCTCATTATCTCGGGGTGACGTGTGGCCACCAGGCCCCGCCAAGGCGGGGCTCCCACTCTCCACCTAACAAGGTTGGGCTGGGCAGTTTCCCCACttcggggagggagggggaacccTTTGTGTctgcccaggctccctggctcTCCAGAGAGGTCAGCGCGTTCccatcttggaggctggctggagaGACTGGGCCAGCCGCCCTCCCACTGGCAGTGGTTGGTGCCTGCTAAGGCTTGTGGAACCGGAGTGTGCCTTCGCAAACCATTCACTGTCTTGTTCTTGGCAAGAGGTGCCAGGAAGCCCTTCcgccccaggcacccccaccaggGCTGGCCACCTCTTCCCCTTGCTTCCCAGTCCTGCACTTTCTCAAGGGTCACCTCAGAACCTGCTGCTGCCCACCCTTAGTGACAGCAGGACTTCTACTCAGAGCCCCCATGAGCCCCCACTGTTAAGTGACTGCAGGGTCCCATCCAGAACCCGCTTTTGTCTTCTGCCTCAGTCCAGAACACTCCTGCCTAGCCAAGAGTCCCCCAGCTCCAGGGTGGCCACCTTCCGACCCCTGGCAGGGGCCTGTGCCAACCCCTAACAGAGGCAGTTGGCGGGGCCCTGGCAGGGTGGCCAGTAACTTGCTCTCTACAGTGGCCCGTCACTCCTCAGAGGGGCCTGAGTGACTGCCCAGCGCTCTCCCACCCATGGCTCTGGCCAGGGCTTGTACCAACCGCAGGCCTGGGCGAAAGGCCAAGATGCAGGAAGCCATCGAAATAAAGGACGCAAGGTGCCCAGATGGGAGCTGGGGATGGGGATAGGGGGTCCGGCAGTATCTGGGGCCCAGAAGGAGAGATGGGgaaaggagggggcaggggctccCCCTTCAGAGGCTTCACCATCCTGCCTTTTCGGGTACTCCAACCTTTGCattttttctgggattttttaaagtaagcagcagggcagtggggtgggggtgggggtacgcGGTGGTGGTTCCTGCATTCCCACTCAAGGCCCACAGAACAGCCTGGCTACAAGAGGGGCTAGGATGGGCTGCTGCCCCTAGGGCCCCAGGTCCTTCCTCCAATCACAGCACAAAACTCCAAAGTTCTAAGTCCCATGGAAAGTGGCAGTGACGGTGGCAGTGGTGGGGCTGGACCATGGCTGGAGAATCACCAGCGCCTCAGTCCTTGGCGCCATCTGTCTGGCAGCAGCTGGGCCCTTCAGCTGGGGGCCAGTTTGGCTCTCCGGCCACCTCCACCAGGTCAGACATCTCCGGCGAGGAGGAACTGCTGGCATCTGGTAGGGAAAAGAGATGGAAGAAGTCTGGAGCTTCTGGAGCCCACTGGAAAGACCACTGGAGCCCAGTGGTCTCTCCTTGTCCCTGCAGAGCAACCCCTGCAGAGATGGTTTTAGGCAGAAGGTCCCAAAGACAGGCGCCCTCTCCTTCCAGGGACTCTATGCCAGCGTTGGAACTCTGCCCGAGGCCATGTCCCACCCTCCAAATCCAAGCTCCTAGAACAGCAAGAGCAGGGCCTCTGGCAGCTAGAGATGGAGTGGGGGCTGGAATTCCAGGGGGCAGAAGCGTATAGGAAGGGCTCAGAGGTGGGGAAGTAGCCAGCCCATTCTGGGAATGCAGCGGTAGCTCAGGGAGCTACACCAAGGGGACCTGTAGGGGCAGAAAATAGATTGGGGTCAGAATTTGGTGGGCCCCACACACCAGGCCGAGGAGTTCATAAACCTCTACTCAGAGCGTTCACTCCAACATCAAGGGAGAAAGGGCAGAAGAGTGGTGTTCTGATGACGGGGGGAACAGAGTTGGGCAGTGAAGACTCTAGCAGCCACGAACCCGGTGAACCCGGTGATGGGAGTCTaccaggaagggagaggagaaatgaaataGGGAAGACCAGAGGAGAAGCTGTCTGACTCCCAGTGACTTCAGACCCAGGGCTGGAAAGACGGCCGTGGGCACAGCTGGTATGCAGAGCGAATGTGGAAGACTGACTGAGAGGGAGGGTCCGAGTTAGGGGCCCACTGCACAGAGGTCTTGCTGTTGCTGTGAAGAAGGGCAGTGACTGCCAGAGAGTGGGATCGAGAGAGTCAAGGGCAGAGCTCCCAGGAGAGCAAGACTTCGGGACTAGGAGGAGCCCCCAGGAGCAGCATGGGAGAATCAACAGCAGATAGGAAGAAGGCCCAGGATTCTTGGGCCACAGGGGTAGGCAGGGAAGAGTTTCAAGAAAGACTGCAGGCATGGCCTGCAGAAGGGAGCACCAGAGGGTGCAGAATGGAAGGACCTGGACCTGGGGTGACCTTCCTGCATCAGtccgggggtggtgggagggctgCCGCCTGCAATGGGTGAAAAAGGCTGTCACTTTTTCGTGAGCTGGGcaatgaaggaaaataatgaaaactctTGGTTCTTACgccggggaggaggaggagggtgtaGGGTTGAGGAAGGAGCTGGAAAGGGAAAAGCTAGACAACTGAGGAGAGAAATGATGATGGCAAGgtcctgatgtgtgtgtgtggggggggggggactctttGGAGCAGACATGTTTTCCCGGGGGtcgggggaaaggggagggaatgtcagcagcgggagagggaggcagtcagCTGGAAGCGGTGTGAAGGCCAGCCGCCCAGGCTGGTTGATCCACCGCCACAACGACCATCCCGAGGGCAGTGAGCCATGTCATCACAGCGTGAGGGCCACACCTGCCAGCCTGTCCACGGCTGGGGGAGGCCCTGGAGACGCTGGCCACCAGGACCAGGACAGCAGCCTGGGGAAGGGTGGGTGGGCCACCTCCTGATGGGGAGGGCCCAGAACAGGGAACAGGTTCTACTGAGCCCCAGAAGGGGCACTGACATTCCCTGGTTCGTTGTCAGTCAGGGAGGCACagaagagcaggagaagcagcctgAGGGCCTGGGGCCAGCAATAGCGCTGCCTGGAGGGAGACTGGTTCTTCCTGTGGTTGTGACAGATTGCAGAGCACCCAACCCAAGCAGGCAGTGGGACAGCTCTGTGTGTGCATGGCTGTGGGGAGGCCACGTCAAGTTTTCCTAAGCCGTCCCCTTACTGTGCAGTATGTGTCCTGAACTGTCTTTCACATGGGCTGTCAACCATCAAGGTCAAAACTGACTTTTCCCCCTTGTTCCCAAGATCTGGCACAGGCAGGTGTGACTACTctgctaaatgaataaataacgaaaaaaaaaaaagaaaaaaaaggaaactcaaaAGACCAGTTTCCATCCAGAGACCATGTCCCCTGCCACAATGATAGGGGAAGAAAACCAGGGTCTGCCTGAGCCCAATGCCCCTGGATCCCTGGGAAAACCCCTGGGGTGTGGGGCATATGGCAGGCCCCACCTTGGGCAGTCCCCGGGCTGCTATGGCTCCAGGCCTTACCTCTTATTGTCCTTCCCTTAGGGCTTCCTCCACCTTGGGTACCTCCTGTCGCCGTCCCCGAAAGTCTTCATCTGAAAAGGAGAGGCAAGTTGCCTCCTGCTCCACTGTGCGGGGCCTCATCAGGCATGTCCCCCAGGCCAGGCAAGAGAGCCGACCCAAGGTTCTCCATACCTTTTGTTTTCTGGGGCACATGCTGATCCTGGGGTGGACGGGGTGGGGAATGTATGGGTGCTAAGAGGCACCAGGGCACGGCGTGGGGTTAGGACACCTGACGGCTGGCCTGGCTCCATCACTGAGGTTGGACAATTTCttccctcagcttcctcatctgtagcaTGCGTGGGGAAGTGGTACCTTCCCTACAGCCTCGAGCACCCTCCTAGCCCTTGTTTCCAGATGCCTCCTGACCCCTCAAGGGGCCCTCTGCTCTGAGGCATGAGGATCAGATTCAGCTGCGGGTCTACCAGTGTCTTCTGGCCCATATGGCCTTTGGGAAGGACTAGATGAACACTGAAAGTTCTCTGGGCCCAGAGACTGAAACTGCACAGCGCCTGGTTCTCCAAGTGAGGCCCCTCTGCATGGGTCGGGGTGTCTGTCCCCTCCCACCCTAGAGAAGAGACCCTGGAAACAGCACCTGACACTGTGCTCCAGGTAGAGACCTATGTGGAGGTGCTGCTGGGGCCCCCTTTGGCGGGggtggaagaaagggagagaccaTGTGAACCAAGAGGGAGGACCTATTTCTTTGGGTCACCTGCCCACCACCTCCCAAGATGTGTCCCCCAGGTTGGGTCCACCCAGAAAACACCAGGCCCTCCTCTTGGAGGGTCACCGATGATAAGGAACTTAGCATGAAGCTCCCCGTCCCGCCTAGACTCACCACAAGTGTGGCCCTCCACGTCGTCTAGGAGGTTAGCCGTTGACACCGCAGCTCCCAGCCTGGCGGGCCATTCAGGAAAACGGTCTCAACGATGCGTGGGCACTGCCATCATCCGCCCAGTTCTACTAGTCCCTGTCTCTGGCCTCTACCACCCACTCCCAGCTCAGGGACCTCTACCACACCAACATTACCCCCAACACTCCCCAAAGCCTCCTTTCCCTGGGATCAGGGGAATAGCCAGGGCCCGACTTTCTCACCCAGCTCCCATCTCTGGGGCTGGAGAAGGGAGTTCCCTTCTGTTCCCCTTTGGCTGCTCAGCTTCTAATATCCTGGGCCCATGTAACAAGCAGGGGTGGGAGTCTGGGTTAAAACGTGGAGAACCTTATTTTTACTCAAGAAACTGAAAGCAAGAAGGCAGGGCCCAATGTGCTTGAAATGGGGAGGCGGCAAGATCTATGAGTCAATTCAACTCATGAACTTAGGGAGAAGTGTGCTGATTTCAGTGGAAGAACCACGTTTTCTCCCAAGAGTAGATGAGCCCAGCCAGAAAGTGAAGATGTCATGAGACAACTCAAGACCCCAGAGAAGTGGGATATGCTGGCCTACTCCCCAGCCCGGTAGTGGGGCTCCAGACCCGGCTGTGGACTGGCCTCCCAGCGCATGGCGCAGGGGGTGACCACAGAGCAGGTCCCAGTCCCTGGAGAGAGCACAGCAAAGGGGTCAGCTCTCTCAGCGTCCATGCCCCCACCTTGCGCCAGGCCGGAAAGGATACGACTGGTGCTTGGACAAGTGTTTCCTCTTTGACTTCCTCATCTTGGTCTTCTCGGAGAAGGCCCTGGCCAGCTCGAAAAGCTTCCTCCGGGTGGCTGGGGCAGAGAGACCTGTGAGCCACAGCCGCAGGGCCAGCCCTGGGGTGGTGGCAGGCAGCGGGGCGATAGGAATGGGGGGGgtgccctctcctcccccagcagGGAGGCTGCCACCCCAGCAGGCCTGCAGGGGCAGCACAGGCCACCAAGAGCGGGCCCGCGGGCAGGCAGCCCGAGATCCAGGCATTCCTGCCCCAGCTGCGGCAGTCAGCAACACTCTTGGCTGTCTTTCCcaccgcctcccccaccccctttgccCCCTCCAGAGTTGGTTCTGGGATTTCCATGACTAATCcgagattccccccccccccccccccgaaatggAGCCTGGAAGGGTGGCAGCCTCATTCACACATGcttgtgtggtggggaggggaggaggaaggctaGGTGCATCCTGGCTGGCAGGACTTTGTGGGAAGAGGTCACAAACCCTGGGGCCTCCTGCCCACAGAAAGTGGGCTTAGCATGGGCCCCTCCACTCATCAGGCCTGGCCAAGTCCCCTCAAGCCACAGAGGACATGAACTCTAAAACTGGGGTGGgagtcgggggtggggagggccacacattattatttttctacagACAGCTGGCTCAAGAGGATTTAAAACTTAATTTGTATCCAGACTCAGCTGCAGAGGGAAGTGAGGCAGGAACCAGCCTGCGATTAAAATGTCACTTTGGTTCACCAAGAGTCCACTTCAAAACTCCagctggctccctccctcctgtgaGGCCACAGGGCTTGTCTTCGAAGAgacggggagggggcagaggctggACTCACATTTTCCCATGTGTTTCAACTTGTCCCTGAATAAGGCATCTTCAGACACAGCAGGATTGGCGTCACTGGTTCCTGAAAGGGGAAGGCATCTCTGAGGGCTGGCTGGAGAGGGACAGCAGCTGCCCAAGGCCCCCAGGGGGTAGTGGGTCAGGGCCGGCCCCACAAGACAGGGGTTCGGCCCAACCCTTCCATCTGAGGAAAGGGGCAAAAGATCAGGCTTCTTCCCTAAAGACACTAGGGATCTGAGGAACACTTCTTTCTCCACAGAGCCCTCCTTGCTAGGTTTCTTTGTGTACAAAGCAGGACCacggttggggtgcctgggtggctcagtgggttaaagcctctgccttcagctcaggtcatgatcccagggtcctgggatcgagccctgcattgggctctcatcttagcagagagcctgcttcctccccaccccacccctctgcctgcctctctgcctacttgtgatctctgtcaaatgaataaataaaatcttaaaaaaataaattaaaaaaaaaaagtgttgtttaaaaaaaaaaaaaaagcaggaccaTGGTATGGTCCGTTGCATGCGTGGAGAGCCGCTCCCACAGCCTTCTAGCTCCCCGCGTCTCTGACCAACTCTGCATTCCGTGAAGTAATGCTGGCAAGttggtgggagtatttacatcACGGGAGTCACCCGACGCTAAGCACTGGGGTTTCCCCTGCACCCTGAACTGCCGCTGGCCTGTAGCCCGACCCGGTGTGAGAGCTACTACGGGAATAGAAGGGAGGGGCGGGCACACAGCAGGCCTTTGGCTGCGGTgattcccttctcctccctgcctgGGTTGGTCCCTCCATTACTCCCTCCAGACATGAAGTTCTGGACTCATTAGACATAGGAATGAAGACAAACCCAGCTGCCACCTAGAGCCTCCCTGCTCACCCAGCGCCCACGTGTGTCTCTCGCTGCCCTTCTAAAGCTCCTGCTCTCCACCCTGCAGCTCAGCTAATCCCAAGTCACCTTGCCTGCTAAGTCCCCTGTGAGTCATTATGATCCATCTCAGCAGCCCTCGTGTGTCAAGCTCATTCAGGATCAAGGACGAGAGACTGTCGTTAAAACTCCCAGATGCACATCTGGTGGGGCCTAAGCTCCAAGCCTGTTGCTTATGAATCGGTTCcatgggattttctttctttgagccGGGATCAGCAGAGCTCcgcatccctctgcccctccaccccactcttCGGAGTGATGTAAGGTGGGCCTCAGGCAGAAGCTGTTGCTGCTCTCTCTGCGGTGGGCAGCCTATGTGTGGCTGGGGGCGCTGGCTGGCTAGGGGCCGTGAGGCACGCACAGGGACACGTGGGTGGGGTCCAGGTGTCCAGTATGGAACTCAGGTCTTCTGGGCCTCTCTGCCCATGTTCCCAGCTCCAGCTTGACCCCTGTTCGTGCATCCCAATAGCCTGCTGTCCAATCCTGGCCGTCCTTCAGTGAGCTAGGGCTCCCAGAGGGGCCTGGCCCTCTACTGAAGCAATTCTTCCCTTTCACCATCTTGCACATGAAGCTCAAGATTCTCTTCCTCCAGCATGAGGATGGGGCCCGGCCAGGGCCGATATAGCCTCGGCCCGTGAAGGAAAGAACCATGCCCTCCTCACCATGAGCAGCTGCTCTTAGCAGTGTGTCCTCAGCTCTGCTGGCTTTAGCCATCTCTTGGCTGTTTCTCTTGCATTCCCCATGAGACCATAAGCTCCCCCAGGGCAGAGATGAAGTGTTGGAAGTCTCTGAGTCCTTCCTGAGCCCACCCACCATGGGACAGCTATGCTGTGGTATGTCCCTTCTTGCTCAGGCACCTTCCGAGCAGTTCAGCCGGACATGAGCCAATCCCAGGGGAGCTCCAGCAGCCATTGGGTTGGCAAGAGTCCGAGTCTGCCAAGTAGAGGGGCCACATCACTCTGGGTGAGTGTGCTGGCGGGCTCGGTGGTGGGCTCAGAACCTGCCCCTCCagcctcttcccccccccccatccttccCCAAACTCCAAATCTGCAAAGTCCAACTGAAACCAGGGAGTTGAGCCTCTCTGCCCTCCAGACCTCTCTCCCAGGAAGCCAAGGTTACCTGGGGCAGGAGACGGAAAGCCAAAGTCGTTTCCCACAGCCACGCTGCTGCTGGATTTGGATTTCTGGGACTCATATTTCAAACGATCTGGAAAATGACCACATTGCTGTCAGGACAGTGAGCTCTCTCCCAGCGGCACCCTGGGCTGAGGTGCAGGAAGGCTGCCGGAGACCAAGCCCTCAGATCTCACAggacacacacaaaatatgtgcACACATGTCTTCCGGCTCTCCAAGAACCAGCTGGGCCACAGAAACTCCGGCCCTCACAAGCACCTGGAACAGCAGGAGACCACACTTAGGTGGACCCTGAGACATCACACAGTCTGACCCTTCACTGATAAGGAAAGGccctggggcgcccgggtggctcagtgggttcagtgtctgacttTTTCCACTTggctcaggatctcagggttgtgggatcaagccccacgtccatctgggctccatgctcggtgggaagtctgcttggtattctctctccctctccctttgttcctgcCCCCACgtgtgctctatcaaataaataaataaatcttttaaaaaagtaaaataaggggtgcctgggtggcttggtcagtcaagtgtctgtcttcagctcaggtcatgatctcagggttctgggatcgagctccgagtggggcttcctgctcagcggggaacctgcttctccctttccctctgccccacccccttctcctgctcactctctctctctctcaaataaattagttaattaaattaaaGGCAAAGCAAGACCAGGCCCTGAGGCCCCCCAGCACCTGTACTGCAGAGCTGGGGCGCCTTCTCCCTGCACACCTGATTCTTCCCAACTACACACTGGCcgacatatacacacatgtatacactcCCACTGGGACCCTCATAAGACAGACCTCCCACAGGCCCCTCACTATACCCCACTCGAAACTCACTCCCACCCTGCAGGGGAAAGGCTGCCAGGTTGCGGAGTAAGGTCTCCAGCCAAAGACAACCCAAACTGTCAGAAAATTTGAGAGCTCCTGCTCTGCCAGCCTCAGTTCAGGGAGGCACCCCCGGACCCCACTCCAGACACGTGGTACCAAGGCCAGTGCCTGGCACCCAGCGAAGTGCAGGGGAAAGAAGAGGGCCTACAAAGGCACACCTGTCTTCCTCTGAGTCCCAGGGAAGGAGAAGAGTTGGCTGGGGACTCGTGTCCCTGTTGGCAGAATTCTGGGGTTCCCACAGGATAACACGGTGGGGGCCGTATATCAACGGGCCCAAGACCACCTTGGCCTCCAGCTCAGTGCCGCCTCTGAGCCCCAAGGCTGAAGCCACTccagctcccctccccagccacaAAGCAGTGGCCGCAGtgctcccccaccccggccctgggGCACCACCTCTCTCCAGGGCCAGCAGGAAGTCCCGGTTGCGCTGCAGCTCCTTCATGAACTCCTCATTCTGCAGGAAGAGTGCAATCCTCTCATCCTCCAGGTACTGCTTCCAGCGGTTCTCCTGGTCCCGTGGCCCGGGCCCAGCCACAGAGGACAGGCCTCCCTCGCTGTTCCTGGGCTTGGAGCCTCCGGGGTTACCCTGAGGAGGGAAGTAAGGGCTTTGAATGGCTGCTCACCAGGGCACATGCTGCAGAAACATCCATGTGTATCTGGGGATGCACATGTCCTTTCCCAGCTTCCTCCAGCCACGCCCTGGGGCCTGTACCTGCTATTGGGCCCTAGTGGTCAGCCGAAACCTAACTTAGCAGGCAAGGAACCTCTCTTCTGCGGAAGAAGCAAGGACTTAAAAATGATGTTTCCTCCCCCTTGGGCCACCCAAGCCCTCATCTACAACCTGAACAGTCCTGAAAAGTGATCTACAAGCCATGCGTTAGCTTGGCTAGCTCCCCATAGAGGTCCAGACTCAAAGCTCTCCCTATTCTAGCTGCCTCAGGGTGAGGCCCCCTTCCTGCAAGGGCGCCTGAGACTGTGCCCACATCAGGGGGAAAAGCTGCCCCTAGCCCTATCCCAGAGGAGGGCGGAGAGGTTCCTGGACCCTCTGCCATTGGCTGCCCCcatgcccacctccctccagcctgGGTAATGGTTGTAGCCACAGACTCCTCCGGGCTGTCACCTTCCCTGGGTGGAACAGGAAACCTCCAGGCCCAGACAGGAAACGAGGCTTTTGGTTCAGCATTCTTTCCCTGTGAACCCAGGCCAACAGAAATAGCTCAGCCTGGGCTTAAACATCAGGAAGTGAAATGGGCTGGCACAAACCGGGAGCGAGGAGAGATGCTAGaaggccactgcccctgcacccccATTACCTGTATGCTGTCCAGCTGCTGGGGCAGGATGCGGAGAAAGTCATCCGGGAGGTTGCCCAGCAGGGGTGGATTCCAGTTACGATAGCGCCTATGGCTCGATGCAGGTCCAGAGCCCAGCACATCGATGCTGGAGGATGAGAGGTAACAACAAAAAGGGAACAGTCAGGCCCAAACACAGGAGTCCCGGCCCATCACACCGGCGATCCTGCTCAGAATGGCATTTCTGCTCTGAAGCTTCCCACGGCCTCCAGGACAAAAGCCCAGTGCTCTATCTCATCTTTCCGATCAGGCCTCTGCTAACCTCCGTCTCAGGCCCTGGCCCGTGCAAGACAGTCCCCACTTTCTGGCCACTCTGTGCCCTCAAGGTCTCTAGGCCTGGAGCCCTCAGTGTTCTTGGCACTCAAGCTGGGTGTCATGGGTTTACATGCGGATGTTTACGAATGTCCTCTCAAAATGGCAGGCACGGCCCGAGCACCCAGCACAGTGCGAGCTCACGGCTGCTGAGGAACAGGTGTGCTCCCAGTGACCAGACCCAGAAGCCAGCCCAGCTGCCCCAGTGCTggttggctggggtgggggacatggGGATGGCGGGATCCCTACAGAGCAGAGCGGATCCAGGATCTAGTTCTGGCTCAGTCACAGTTGGCAGGGTGGTCCTGGGCAAGACCCTGCTCCCCTCTGGGCTGAGCTTCCTCATAGAAAAACCCATCTCCCTGCCGAGGTGGGCAGGAGCCCCTCGTGAGGCTGTGTCTTTGGCAGTGTTGGGAAGAGGCCACACTGAAGGCGGGATGGAAAGGTTCCTGCTGCAAGGGGTGCCCAGGGGTAGCTCTTCATAAGCAAGGTGCCCTGCTGGAGGTCCGTGTGCCATGGCAGAGGCTGCTGATGGCCTCTGCTGATGGCAATGGGGGTGCAGTGGGGACAGGAAGAAAAGCAGTGGCAGGGGCCCTCCCTGGCCCCTAGGTCCCCCCAACCCGCACTGCCCTCGGGGCTTGAGggcagcccagggccaggccaggagctccccacccctcctcagcAGCCTGCAGCGTGGCAACCTCAGGACACGTGTTCTGCTGAATCAGGGAaatgacacacacagaaggcaGCGGGCCGGGGGCGGTGGGGCCGGCCGCTCTCGCCTGGCTTTGATTTGTCTCCAGCTCCAGGAATCCCGCCCGCCCCCTCACTGGAGGGGAGCTTTTCCGGGCTGCCGCTGACTGTGGAAataacttcctttccttttctattttgggCGGGTGGCCTGGCAGGGCGAAGGGGGCGGCGGCAGACGGGGATAACAAGCTGCTAAGTGCGCTGTGGGAGCCAAGGGAACCCGCCCTCCTCATCCACCCTCCTCATCCACCCTCTGCCGCACAGGTGAGGGAAGGCCCGAGAAGAGCCTGCATTTTAACCCAACCCAGGACTCCGAGTCCGAGGCAGATCTCTCCCCGTATCACTCTGCCGCCTTCTGTCCCTGTTGGAGGCTTCACTTCTCCCAAGGGCCTGAGGCAGGGGAAAGGATGCCCCCTGTCCCAGGGACGTGCGGACCACCACAGAGAATTCCTCTCCAGGGTCTTCCCCTAGGTCACGGATACCCACTCCAACTCAACCACACCCAAGTCACCCAGGAAAGTGAGGAGGGAGAACCCCAATGGTGCACTGAGACACCTCTAGCCCTTTGTTACTGAGCCCAAGAGGGGACAGGGACAAGGAGCAGGAGACCCTCCTCAGCCCAGTTTCCCTGGCTGCTGGGCCCGTGGTCCCGAGAAAGGTCGGGCCCAACCCTTCTGGGGCCACGGGCCCTGGCAAAGGCAAAGATGAGGTCAGCCGCAGCTGCAAGAGCCAGGGGGGCCCTGAGCCCAGGCGGCCCAGTCAAATCCATTGTGGTCGGAAAGGAATGTCAGAAATGAGCTGAGAGGCAAATAAAAAACTTCCAAGGCTGTAATTTCAACGGGAAAACGGCAGGTGGCCTGTGCGGAGGGGTAGCTCTGGGTCTCAGAGACCTCCTTCGTTCCTCATTCCAGAGAGAGCCACAAGGGCaggctggaggaggggaaggagagagaaggctgCGAGGCTCTCCTGGCCCAGaccctctgtcccaggaccccaaaactAAAATTTTCCCATCAGACCCCCAGGTTTACCCATGGACCATCAGACCCTAGAAGGATTTCAGATATAAACCTTCCAGGCAGGATTTTTGGTAGAGTGGACACTGaaggatgcctggggggctctgtgggttaagcagctgccttcagcctgggtcataatcccagcatcttgggtcaagtccgcattgggctcctggctcagcagggagcctccttctccctctgcctgctgttccgtCTGCTTGtactctagctctctctctctcaaaataaacaaataaaatattaaaaaaaaaaaaaaaaaaaaaaaaaagaacggacACTGAGGACCAGAGAGAGTCAGGCCCTGTGTGTCAGAGACACACAGACCGTGTAGgtaaaacctgggcccaggggtcCTCACTTTCCAGGCACTCATCACTGGGGTCACCCTGCCTGTTGTCTCAGTAGGCCAAGCTCCCAAACCCTGCCCCCACCAGAAGCCCCTCAGGTGACTGGAGGAGCCAAAGGGGCCTCCTGCtatgcctcctcccctccaaccccAGCAGCCAGAGATTCTAAAACACTAACC
This region of Mustela lutreola isolate mMusLut2 chromosome 15, mMusLut2.pri, whole genome shotgun sequence genomic DNA includes:
- the CUEDC1 gene encoding CUE domain-containing protein 1, with translation MTSLFRRSSSGGGGSGGGGSAGARGAGAGAGAAASQELNNSRPARQVRRLEFNQAMDDFKTMFPNMDYDIIECVLRANSGAVDATIDQLLQMNLEGGGGSVYEDSSDSEDSIPPEILERTLEPDSSDEEPPPVYSPPAYHMHMFDRPYPLAPPTPPPRIDVLGSGPASSHRRYRNWNPPLLGNLPDDFLRILPQQLDSIQGNPGGSKPRNSEGGLSSVAGPGPRDQENRWKQYLEDERIALFLQNEEFMKELQRNRDFLLALERDRLKYESQKSKSSSSVAVGNDFGFPSPAPGTSDANPAVSEDALFRDKLKHMGKSTRRKLFELARAFSEKTKMRKSKRKHLSKHQSLGAAVSTANLLDDVEGHTCDEDFRGRRQEVPKVEEALREGQ